DNA from Chitinophaga pendula:
GTGATGGGGAATAAGAAAAAAGCCATCGAGCATTATACTCGTAGTCTGCAGCGTCAACCGGGAAATGAACATGTAAAAAAACAGCTACAGATACTGCAAGGACGGTAATAAGCAGATAGCGATGTTGCTATACAGAAGAAAATATGTCAGAATACGCGTTGAAGTAATTTTAACAAAAAAGCCTTTCAAGTTAAACTTGAAAGGCTTTTAATTTGTACTGGGGAAGGGGGAAATATCTAACCAACTTGTGAAGGATATAATGAATTTTAATGATATTACATGGTAATTTCGACTAAAAAACGGAATTGGATATTTTAAGTTACCTTTATAATAGAAATTTGAAATACTATAGGATGAAAATCAATAAATTAAGTATAAGAAACTTTCGATGTTTTGAGGATCTAGTTGTCGATTTTAGCCCAGACCATAATTTACATGTAATTATCGCACCTAATATGGTGGGTAAATCTGCTTTAATTAAGGCAGTGAGGATTGCGGCTAGCTCATATTTGAGGAAAATTATTCGGGGAGGAGCCAGAAACATCAGTAATGTTGACCACAGAGTAATTGGCAATAATCCTTTTACGGATATTGCACGTGAGTGTTCTATCTCAACTGCTGCAGAGGTACTTAATTGGAATGGGAGAACATGGGAAACGTCAACTTTTGAGTGGAGGATTTATCGTGAGAATACAATAAATACTAAGACTAAGTATGAAAGTTTAACGAGTAATGATCTAGATAATGCGGTCATTCGCACATATGATAGAGTCATTGAGAAAAATGAGAAGTATTTGCCGCTTCTACTGTACGTTGGTACTGAATATATACATCAACCACATGCACAAACAGATACATTAGATTTAGATGGTAGTGCACAACAAGGTTATTGGTATTGTTTTGAAGAGAAAAGTATGGAAAATTATGTGTTTGATTGGCTAAAAATAATGAATGATACCTTGGATGAGCAAAAAGAAAAGAGCAATGCAGATATTCTTTACGGAGATCTACCTAAATTATTTTTGGAATGTTTCGAAGAAATTATAAAAAAGATTTTTCCAGATGAAATCATTGGAGTTCAATTCTTAAAAAAGAGAGTTACTAGCCAAACCCGGCCTAGAGAAGCTAATAAAGAAAGAGAAATTAAGGTAAAAAATGAAAGCATAATTACTTTCCGATTCGCAAATGATGAGGTAAGGACATATGAAATGCTATCAGATGGATATAGATATCTTGTTCTTCTAGCTGGTGAGATTATTACTAGAAGTCTTCTTTTAAACAAGCATTTATCAACAGAAGTAGCTGACATTACAAACGGTATTGTACTAATTGATGAGTTTGGGATACATTTACATCCAGAGCTTCAAATGTCAGCACTTCAAAGATTGAAAGCTGCTTTTCCCAATATTCAATTCATAATATCAACGCACTCGCCATTACTATTAAACGGATTAAAAAAAGAGCAAGTTCATATACTAGAGGTAGATGGAAATAGTCAAAGGATTATCAGAAATGCAAGTCAAGACGTAATTGGTTTAGGCGCGGAAGGTATACTTAAAGATATTTTTGGTATGACATCGACCCTTGATGATATTAGCCGTAAATGGGCTCAGGATTACCGAGAACTTTTTTTGAAGAAGACTTCAATGGGGTTGACCGAAATAGAGAGCGATGAGTTCAAACAGTTAGGCGAGAATCTATCTGAGATTTCACTTTCTCCAGAGATAGACAGTGTAGACATTCAAGACCCTCTTTATCAGAGATTCAAAATGTATATTAATAGAGAAAAGACCCTGAAAGGGAAGAATCCTTCTGAAATTACTGAGGATGAAATGGAAAAAATAATTAAGGAAATAATAAAAGGATAGATTACTTTAATCAATGATTTACATTAAATATCCACTAATTAGTTTGGATTCCAATGTTGATTTAGTTACTTGGCATCAAACAGTTGATGCAAAAAAGGATTGGAAATCTCTGCGTAGTTATTTAACGGCCCATTTGTCAGTACCGCATGACATACAAGATTTTAATCCAAAATGTTGGTATACTGAAATGGAACAGCTTGACATTAACTCTCAGGACGTGGAACATTTTAGACCCAAAGACTTTTCAAAGCGTTTAACTACCTCCCATCGAACTAAAATTGAAAGAGAGATTGGTTATTCTGTTCCTGAAGATCTTGCTCAGATTCGTTACACTTGGTTAGAGCTCAACCATAATAACTATCGATTTACTACAGCATTGTCAAACAGAGGAGGTGGAAAGCATAGTGCCTTCCCTGTATTAACTGGAACAGCTAGACTTATTTCGCCAACATTACCGACAGGGACAAATGAGTTTCCTTTGTTGTTAGATCCTACTATAGAGCATGACGCAAATCAACTCTTGGTCATTCCGTCAGGAGAAATAATGCCAAAGGCGACCAAAATTGTTTTAACTGCAAATGACTTAGCCAACTACCAACAGGTATGGTATACTGAGCCAATTAATTTTCTCCGAAGTTGGGTTAGTATATTTGTTTATCGTCTAGATAATCCACATTTGATAAAAGGTCGCAAAATAGTTTTTTCAAAAGTTATCAATTTAACGAATGAGTTGGAGCAAGTGTTTGGTAAATCTCATGATGCGACAATATTTATCTGTAAAGAGATTCAGAGGTTAATTTCATCCTTTTCTCAATTTGCTTTGGCTGCCAGATGTGCACTATTATCTTATGACGGCAATAACTCAAGTAATGTGGAGACAGGAAAAAAGGTTCAACAGATACTTACAAGAATCTATGAAAATGTGATAGATAGAGAAAAGAATGCATTATGATTAATATTTATATTTTAGTTAGTCACATTGATACCTTGATATGAAGAGATTTGTTGAGTGAGTAACAACAGAAGTTTAATCTGCTATGACGTGATCTAACAGAATTCATCGGTATTGGTATACAAATGGTCCTAAAGCATTTAACGGATTAAAAAGAATTGTCTAAACGAACTACAAACAAAAAAGGCACCGCTTTCGCGATGCCTTTTAAAATTTTCAGAGCGTCAGCTCTAGTGTACCCGGGACGGGAGTTGAACCCGTACAGCCATTGCTGGCCACTGGATTTTAAGTCCAGCGTGTCTACCAATTCCACCACCCGGGTGGCCCAAATGTGGTATTTAACATCCACTATTAAGATAGTGAATTTAAATTCATCATCTGAAAGATGATCAAAAAAAAATTCCAAACTGCAACTGCAATTTGGAATCTCTAAGTGGAGCGGAAGACCGGGCTCGAACCGGCCACCCCGACCTTGGCAAGGTCGTGCTCTACCAAATGAGCTACTTCCGCATGTTTGTAAGAACTGTTCCCGTTTTTGTTGGGATTGCAAAGATAGGAAATGTTTTTAATCTGCCAACTTTTTCTAACAATTTTTTTCAACTAATCGCCTGATTAGTACCCCACTCCGTCAGCTGTAAAGAAAACGGAGGGGGCACATCACCACTATTTGTAGTAGTCGTATCGATATTTGATAATACCCAATAACTCCCGTTTCTTACCATAACATTCCTCTTTATCCCGCAACCCCTGGGTATTGTATTGGTATTTCCAGATGGTATAGTCGGATGTTGTGCCGTTCACCGTTGTCATCTGTTGTAAGTTGCCCTTGCTGTCATATTCAAAAAGGTAGTCAGGCAACATGCGCTTTTTTACCGGGTGATAACGCAGCACATCGGTAAGACGACCGGCTGCATCATAGTTGTAATAGATACGCTGGGCATTAGTGCTTTTACCATACTGCTGTTCTTCGGTTACCTGGCCTTTCTCATTGGTCTTGAACAACACCAGGCTGCTGTCGCTGGAATTGGCGCCCTGCCGTTGTACCATGGACAGCAGGTGCCCTGCGGTATCGTACTGATAGGTCCTGTTTTCAGCAAAACGGAACTTATCATCCCGGGCTTGTGATACGGAGCGTACCTCCAGGAGACGGCCACCCCCGTCGTAGCGGTATTGAATCGTTGTGATGCTGCTTTCCGTACTGTCCACAGTCTTGGTCAGCCGTCCCTGGCCACTGAAGGTGGACACCATCACAGAAAATCCAGTAGAGCGGGAGCCGGTTACCGCACGCAGCTGCCGGTAGTCAGGTGTAAGCCGGCGCTCTCCGCGGAAGTCGTTGTCGGTATCCATATTGGCATCCAGGCTTTGTACCAGCTGTACCTTTACTTTGGCAGCCTTTAACTGCTCCATGTTCTGAATGGTCAGCTGTGTATTGTGGATATCCTGCAGGTAAAATTGTGCCCGTAACACCGTGGTCTGTATCAACAATGCTACCACCAACAGTGGGATCATTTGCTTCTTTAACATAATAGGATCGGCTGACAGGGAACTGTTTTATCCTGTCAGGTACAAAAATACTAACGCAAAACCCATTTTAAAATTTTTGTAGATGTAGAACCAACTCGTTTTTTAGATTAAATTTAGCCCGGTTTTTATAACACCTATTGTCAGTGAAGCACCAACCTATACGTCAAAACAACCAATGTCTGAATTGCGGAGCCACCGTGCCTGAGCGTTATTGTTCGCATTGCGGCCAGGAAAACATCGAACCGCACGAGTCCTTCGGACACCTGTTCCAGCACTTTGTGGCCGATGTGGTACACTACGATTCCAAAGCCCTGTCCACCCTCAAATACCTGATCATCAGGCCGGGATTCCTGACTAAAGCCTATACGGCCGGTAAGCGGGTGAGTTATGTCAATCCGATCAAACTGTACATTTTCATCTCTTTTGTTTTCTTCCTGCTGTATGCAATGATAATCAGCGATGGAGAGCAGGAGGAACCCCGTCCTTCCCAACAGCATACGGAGGCTCAGCAAACAGATTCGCTCCAGCGGGCAGCGGCGCTCAAAAGAGGAATGCATATATCGGATTCGATATTATCAAATCTTTCGGCAAAGGATAGTAGCCGGGTGGGAACGAGCGTGGAAATTGATACGGAAGGAACAAATACAATGTTTAGCAATGCCCTGGCTGCATTATCCCATAAAACGCCGGAGGCATATGACTCCGTCCAACAGCGACTGCCAGCGGCTAAACGCGATGGGCCTGCCAAAAAAAGAGTCATCCGCCGCCTGCTTTATCTGCAGCTTAAATATGGCAGCAATATGGGACATGCCATCGCCGAGACCTTCACGCATAACATTCCCAAACTGATGTTCATACTCCTGCCGCTGTTTGCCTTACTGCTGAAATGGATGCAGGACAAACGCAAATGGCTGTATGTCGATCATGGCATATTCTCGATACATTTTCATACTTTCTTCTTTATCTTGTTGTTGATCGCCGGACTACTCGATCGTTTACTGCACACCTCGGCATTTACGGAATGGGGAATACTGGCAGGGATCATTTACCTGGTGGTAGCGTTGCGGAATGTGTATGGTCAATCCTGGCGTAAATCAGCTGTAAAAGGTATCTTATTGCTGTTGATGTATGTCCTCTCTATGTCGATTTTATTCCTGGGATATCTGCTGTTGGTAATGGCTATAATTCTTTAAATTTAGACATGCAACCAGAGTTTATTATCATACACCAGGAAGTGGCGCCTTATGTAGCGCACATACAATTGAACCGCCCCAAAGAACTGAATGCTTTAAACCTTCAGCTGATGGGGGAACTGAGGGATGCCCTCAAAACGCTCGATGCCGACGACAGCGTACGCTCCATCGTCATCAGCGGTAACGAAAGAGCCTTCGCCGCCGGTGCCGACATCAAACAGATGGCTGGTAAGAGTGCGATGGATATGTACAATACAGACCAGTTTACTACCTGGGACACAATAAAGAAAACCAAAAAACCGTTGATCGCTGCAGTAAGTGGCTTTGCTTTGGGGGGAGGATGTGAACTGGTGATGTTATGCGACATGATCATCGCCAGCGAGACCGCCCAGTTTGGCCAGCCTGAGATCAAGATCGGTGTGATGCCCGGTGCTGGAGGTACCCAAAGACTGACACGTGCAGTAGGAAAAGCCCTGGCAATGGAAATGGTCCTCACCGGCCGCTTTATTACTGCCGACGAAGCTTGGCGCGCAGGCCTGATCAACCGGGTGGTACCGGAAGAACGCTACCTGCAAGAAGCCATCCGTTTGGCACAAGAAGTCGCTGCACAAAGCCCTCTGGCTGTTAAAATGGCAAAAGAGGCTGTACTGAAAGCTTTTGACACAAGCCTGGACGAAGGCTTACAATT
Protein-coding regions in this window:
- a CDS encoding RHS repeat domain-containing protein, producing MLKKQMIPLLVVALLIQTTVLRAQFYLQDIHNTQLTIQNMEQLKAAKVKVQLVQSLDANMDTDNDFRGERRLTPDYRQLRAVTGSRSTGFSVMVSTFSGQGRLTKTVDSTESSITTIQYRYDGGGRLLEVRSVSQARDDKFRFAENRTYQYDTAGHLLSMVQRQGANSSDSSLVLFKTNEKGQVTEEQQYGKSTNAQRIYYNYDAAGRLTDVLRYHPVKKRMLPDYLFEYDSKGNLQQMTTVNGTTSDYTIWKYQYNTQGLRDKEECYGKKRELLGIIKYRYDYYK
- a CDS encoding AAA family ATPase yields the protein MKINKLSIRNFRCFEDLVVDFSPDHNLHVIIAPNMVGKSALIKAVRIAASSYLRKIIRGGARNISNVDHRVIGNNPFTDIARECSISTAAEVLNWNGRTWETSTFEWRIYRENTINTKTKYESLTSNDLDNAVIRTYDRVIEKNEKYLPLLLYVGTEYIHQPHAQTDTLDLDGSAQQGYWYCFEEKSMENYVFDWLKIMNDTLDEQKEKSNADILYGDLPKLFLECFEEIIKKIFPDEIIGVQFLKKRVTSQTRPREANKEREIKVKNESIITFRFANDEVRTYEMLSDGYRYLVLLAGEIITRSLLLNKHLSTEVADITNGIVLIDEFGIHLHPELQMSALQRLKAAFPNIQFIISTHSPLLLNGLKKEQVHILEVDGNSQRIIRNASQDVIGLGAEGILKDIFGMTSTLDDISRKWAQDYRELFLKKTSMGLTEIESDEFKQLGENLSEISLSPEIDSVDIQDPLYQRFKMYINREKTLKGKNPSEITEDEMEKIIKEIIKG
- a CDS encoding DUF3667 domain-containing protein; amino-acid sequence: MKHQPIRQNNQCLNCGATVPERYCSHCGQENIEPHESFGHLFQHFVADVVHYDSKALSTLKYLIIRPGFLTKAYTAGKRVSYVNPIKLYIFISFVFFLLYAMIISDGEQEEPRPSQQHTEAQQTDSLQRAAALKRGMHISDSILSNLSAKDSSRVGTSVEIDTEGTNTMFSNALAALSHKTPEAYDSVQQRLPAAKRDGPAKKRVIRRLLYLQLKYGSNMGHAIAETFTHNIPKLMFILLPLFALLLKWMQDKRKWLYVDHGIFSIHFHTFFFILLLIAGLLDRLLHTSAFTEWGILAGIIYLVVALRNVYGQSWRKSAVKGILLLLMYVLSMSILFLGYLLLVMAIIL
- a CDS encoding enoyl-CoA hydratase-related protein; translation: MQPEFIIIHQEVAPYVAHIQLNRPKELNALNLQLMGELRDALKTLDADDSVRSIVISGNERAFAAGADIKQMAGKSAMDMYNTDQFTTWDTIKKTKKPLIAAVSGFALGGGCELVMLCDMIIASETAQFGQPEIKIGVMPGAGGTQRLTRAVGKALAMEMVLTGRFITADEAWRAGLINRVVPEERYLQEAIRLAQEVAAQSPLAVKMAKEAVLKAFDTSLDEGLQFERKNFYLLFASDDQKEGMQAFIEKRNPVFKGK